In Phaeobacter gallaeciensis DSM 26640, a genomic segment contains:
- a CDS encoding recombinase family protein, which translates to MTKPEPVKVGYARVSTIEQNLDMQITALKQYGVTDAMIFTDKMSGAKTNRPGLQAAISTAAETGGEFVVWKLDRLGRTLLGIIGAMQVFEANDVLLVSLTERFDLTSPMGKGMFHIMAALAQMERDLIRERTIAGVKAARERGSRHGRPQTMTPERIEKAAELALAGVSATKIIPVMKAMPGPSIAKSRVYQWVREFKAQQGMLTSSATRENAGWQQ; encoded by the coding sequence GTGACCAAGCCTGAACCCGTGAAGGTGGGATACGCCCGCGTCTCGACAATAGAGCAGAACCTGGACATGCAGATCACAGCCCTCAAACAATACGGCGTCACAGACGCCATGATCTTTACCGACAAAATGAGCGGCGCAAAGACAAACCGCCCAGGGCTGCAAGCGGCTATCTCAACCGCAGCGGAGACTGGTGGCGAGTTCGTGGTTTGGAAGCTGGATAGACTGGGCCGTACCCTGCTGGGCATCATCGGCGCAATGCAGGTGTTTGAGGCAAACGACGTCCTGCTGGTCAGCCTGACAGAGCGCTTTGACCTCACTAGCCCCATGGGCAAGGGCATGTTTCACATCATGGCAGCCCTGGCGCAAATGGAGCGCGACCTGATTAGGGAGCGCACCATCGCAGGCGTCAAAGCGGCCCGTGAGCGCGGATCGCGTCACGGCAGGCCCCAGACAATGACACCGGAACGGATAGAGAAGGCCGCAGAACTCGCCCTAGCAGGCGTATCGGCAACCAAGATCATCCCTGTGATGAAAGCCATGCCCGGACCCAGCATCGCCAAATCCCGCGTCTATCAGTGGGTCAGGGAATTCAAAGCCCAACAGGGAATGCTGACGTCAAGTGCAACTCGAGAAAATGCCGGGTGGCAGCAATGA
- a CDS encoding tyrosine-type recombinase/integrase: MPRPSKGARLHKFKHRPYWYIRDTGRPDQSTGCASRADAEKALAAYIATKGREGSANEPANVTCGEVLAIYAEEYAPTVAAPERVGYAIDALIPFWDGLKLSHVKGETCRRYAKTRKKVVQRDPDTKEPIEYAPISPGTVRRELGVLQRAINYAHAEGYITSAPAVTLPGKPEATERWLSRDEAAKLLWAAYRGHKASHLARFILIAIYTGTRKDAILRMGFEPNTVGGWFDLDQGIMFRRSDSERQTNKRRTPARIPRQLAAHLRRWRDSGSKWAVEYQGARVGDIKRAFAKAVQSADVTPCSPHTLKHTAITWALQNGASVWDAAGFFATSAETIEKVYGHHSPRHQESVLRAVERR, translated from the coding sequence ATGCCAAGACCAAGCAAGGGCGCCCGCCTGCACAAATTCAAACACCGGCCGTACTGGTACATCCGGGACACCGGAAGGCCAGACCAGTCAACGGGCTGCGCAAGCCGCGCAGATGCTGAAAAAGCGCTCGCTGCCTACATCGCGACCAAAGGACGGGAAGGTTCTGCGAATGAGCCGGCCAACGTAACCTGTGGGGAGGTTCTCGCAATCTACGCTGAGGAATATGCCCCGACCGTCGCGGCGCCAGAGAGGGTCGGATATGCGATTGATGCCCTGATCCCATTTTGGGATGGGCTGAAACTGAGCCATGTGAAGGGCGAAACGTGTAGGCGGTACGCAAAGACCCGAAAGAAAGTTGTCCAACGTGATCCGGACACTAAAGAACCCATCGAATACGCTCCTATCTCGCCAGGGACAGTGCGCCGTGAGTTAGGAGTTCTGCAACGGGCTATCAACTACGCCCATGCTGAGGGCTATATTACTTCTGCACCAGCCGTCACACTGCCGGGTAAGCCAGAGGCGACTGAACGCTGGCTGTCCCGTGATGAGGCTGCCAAGCTTCTCTGGGCGGCCTACCGGGGCCACAAGGCTTCCCACCTCGCCCGTTTTATCCTGATTGCGATCTACACTGGAACTCGCAAGGACGCCATTTTGCGGATGGGTTTTGAGCCCAACACAGTTGGAGGATGGTTTGATCTGGACCAGGGCATTATGTTCAGGCGCAGTGATTCAGAGCGGCAAACCAACAAGCGGCGCACACCAGCACGCATCCCCCGCCAGCTGGCGGCCCACCTGAGGCGCTGGCGTGATAGTGGAAGCAAGTGGGCTGTCGAATATCAGGGCGCACGTGTCGGCGACATAAAGCGAGCCTTTGCAAAAGCCGTGCAATCCGCCGATGTTACCCCTTGCTCCCCACATACGTTAAAACACACTGCGATCACCTGGGCGCTTCAAAACGGTGCAAGTGTCTGGGATGCTGCCGGTTTCTTTGCGACTAGCGCCGAGACCATCGAAAAAGTTTATGGGCACCATTCGCCACGCCACCAAGAAAGCGTCCTGCGTGCCGTAGAGCGGCGATAG
- a CDS encoding virulence factor, with translation MPDVTIVYWRDIPAQIIVGKGRRGAKRQLEERFEQAIDRAAMKVNAKDADAYLAEWRKAAPYAVDGEPADIAESEAKRLEADYDQDRLKTLIANDGWA, from the coding sequence ATGCCCGACGTCACCATCGTATACTGGCGCGACATCCCCGCTCAGATCATCGTCGGCAAAGGCCGTCGTGGGGCAAAACGCCAATTGGAAGAGCGGTTTGAACAAGCCATCGACCGCGCCGCCATGAAGGTGAACGCCAAGGATGCCGATGCCTATCTCGCAGAGTGGCGCAAGGCGGCGCCCTACGCGGTGGACGGTGAGCCTGCAGACATCGCAGAGTCCGAGGCCAAGCGTCTGGAAGCGGATTATGATCAGGACCGTCTGAAGACGCTGATCGCCAACGACGGATGGGCATGA
- a CDS encoding DNA-methyltransferase: MTCKLIHGDCLKAIHCLPDNSVDAIVTDPPYGETAFDWDHWVKGWPSEMARILKPTGSMWVFGTFRMFTKHWADFEGWNLSQDIVWEKHNGSGFQSDRFRRVHEMAAQFYNGKWSDVYKGKVVTLDAQKRSVSRQSKPTHFHGARNQTQYQSEEGGPRIMRSVIYARSQHGTAVHPTQKPEAIIEPLIRNACPEGGIVLDPFAGSGTTGYVARRLGRKAVLIEADNQHFATMQERLSGDLFARA; this comes from the coding sequence ATGACCTGCAAACTGATCCACGGCGACTGTCTAAAAGCCATTCACTGCTTGCCCGACAATAGCGTGGATGCAATCGTTACCGACCCACCATACGGCGAGACCGCTTTTGACTGGGACCATTGGGTAAAGGGTTGGCCTTCCGAAATGGCCCGCATCTTGAAGCCAACTGGATCCATGTGGGTTTTTGGGACATTTCGCATGTTCACCAAACACTGGGCAGACTTTGAAGGCTGGAACCTGTCACAAGATATCGTTTGGGAAAAGCACAATGGTTCCGGTTTCCAAAGTGATCGCTTTCGCCGCGTACACGAAATGGCTGCTCAATTCTATAACGGCAAATGGAGTGACGTTTACAAAGGTAAGGTGGTCACACTGGACGCCCAAAAGCGATCTGTCTCACGACAATCTAAACCAACCCACTTTCATGGCGCACGAAATCAAACACAGTACCAAAGCGAAGAGGGTGGCCCACGGATTATGCGGAGCGTTATCTATGCACGCTCACAGCACGGCACAGCCGTGCATCCAACACAAAAGCCAGAAGCTATCATTGAACCCCTGATACGCAATGCCTGCCCCGAAGGCGGGATTGTGCTGGATCCATTCGCAGGCTCAGGAACCACCGGTTACGTTGCCCGCCGCCTAGGACGAAAAGCCGTCTTAATCGAAGCAGACAACCAGCACTTTGCGACAATGCAAGAACGCCTTTCCGGCGACCTCTTCGCGCGAGCCTGA
- a CDS encoding RlmE family RNA methyltransferase, producing the protein MAKTPTGKTPTGKNTSGRGQRDLKVKVKTARGRKLSSTRWLQRQLNDPYVKRAQAEGYRGRAAYKIMEVDDKFRFLINGARVVDLGCAPGGWAQVAVKRINALGEKPGKAVGRIIGVDLQEVEPLPGAEFHQLDFMDDGADDKVKEWLGGKADVVMSDMAAASSGHKQTDHLRIISLCETAAYFAFDVLEDGGTFVAKVLAGGAEGELQKLLKQKFTKVYHVKPPSSRSDSSEKFVVATGFRGDASETAED; encoded by the coding sequence ATGGCAAAGACTCCCACGGGAAAAACACCCACTGGCAAAAACACCTCCGGGCGCGGGCAGCGTGATCTGAAGGTCAAGGTGAAGACCGCCCGTGGGCGCAAGCTCAGCTCAACCCGCTGGTTGCAGCGGCAGTTAAACGACCCTTATGTGAAACGTGCACAGGCCGAAGGTTATCGTGGGCGCGCGGCTTACAAGATCATGGAAGTCGACGATAAATTTCGGTTTCTCATCAATGGTGCTCGAGTGGTTGACCTCGGTTGTGCGCCGGGTGGCTGGGCGCAGGTCGCGGTCAAGCGGATCAACGCCTTGGGGGAAAAACCGGGTAAGGCGGTTGGCCGTATCATCGGTGTTGATCTGCAAGAGGTGGAGCCGCTGCCCGGTGCCGAATTCCATCAACTGGATTTCATGGATGACGGCGCCGACGACAAAGTCAAGGAATGGCTGGGTGGTAAGGCAGATGTGGTGATGTCAGATATGGCTGCGGCCAGCTCCGGTCACAAACAGACAGACCATTTGCGGATCATCTCCCTCTGCGAGACGGCAGCTTACTTTGCCTTCGACGTGCTGGAGGACGGCGGGACCTTCGTTGCCAAAGTCCTGGCCGGCGGCGCGGAGGGCGAGTTGCAGAAACTGCTGAAGCAGAAATTCACCAAAGTCTACCATGTCAAACCGCCCTCCTCCCGGTCCGATAGCTCCGAGAAATTCGTGGTTGCCACAGGTTTTCGCGGCGATGCATCAGAAACTGCGGAAGACTAA
- a CDS encoding methylenetetrahydrofolate reductase, whose protein sequence is MALLNFKKRDAGAVQPSSPEVEAFLENYSIEVMPRTAAKVENFRDLLPAGTRVYIAHIEGTPIEEMVETAKRINAEGFPVMPHFPARIIQDEATLADWIARYQGEADVKQALLLAGGVAKPHGAFDSSMQLLETGLFDKAGFNNLHVAGHPEGNKDIDPDGSMKNVSDALLWKQKFSERTDANMALATQFAFEAKPIIEWAEGIKAAGVDLPIHIGIAGPAKLQTLIKFAIACGVGPSLKVLQKRAMDVSKLLLPYEPTDVIAELAAHKAANPDFNITNVHFFPLGGIKTNATWAINNGGAAAQPVNSQG, encoded by the coding sequence ATGGCTTTGTTGAACTTCAAAAAACGCGATGCAGGCGCAGTCCAGCCCAGCAGCCCCGAGGTCGAGGCCTTTCTGGAGAACTACTCGATCGAGGTAATGCCACGCACCGCAGCCAAGGTTGAGAACTTCCGAGATCTGCTGCCTGCGGGTACGCGCGTCTACATCGCTCATATCGAAGGCACCCCGATTGAGGAGATGGTGGAAACGGCCAAACGCATCAACGCCGAGGGTTTCCCGGTGATGCCGCATTTTCCCGCGCGCATCATCCAGGATGAGGCGACACTGGCCGATTGGATTGCACGCTATCAGGGCGAGGCTGATGTCAAACAGGCGCTGCTGCTTGCCGGCGGCGTGGCCAAGCCGCATGGTGCTTTCGACAGCTCCATGCAGCTTTTGGAGACGGGGCTATTTGACAAGGCCGGTTTCAACAATCTGCACGTCGCGGGCCATCCGGAAGGCAACAAGGATATCGACCCTGACGGCAGCATGAAGAACGTCTCTGATGCACTTCTGTGGAAACAGAAATTCTCTGAGCGCACAGACGCAAATATGGCGCTGGCCACGCAGTTCGCTTTTGAGGCAAAGCCAATTATCGAATGGGCCGAGGGTATCAAGGCGGCTGGCGTTGACCTGCCTATCCACATCGGTATCGCCGGTCCGGCCAAGCTTCAGACGCTGATCAAATTCGCCATCGCTTGTGGTGTTGGTCCCTCGTTGAAGGTTCTGCAGAAGCGCGCGATGGATGTGTCCAAGCTGCTGCTGCCCTATGAGCCGACCGATGTGATCGCCGAGCTGGCCGCCCACAAGGCTGCCAACCCCGATTTCAACATCACCAATGTGCATTTCTTCCCGCTGGGTGGCATCAAGACCAACGCCACCTGGGCCATCAACAACGGCGGCGCAGCAGCGCAGCCGGTCAATTCCCAAGGATAA
- a CDS encoding methyltetrahydrofolate cobalamin methyltransferase: MTRTVVESKTKTAILGFDEPFCVIGERINPTGRKKLAAELEAGDFSTVEKDALAQVMAGANILDINAGVVYNSNPNPNETEPPLMTKIVELVQGLTDTPLCIDSSVPGALEAGLQAAEGRPLLNSVTGEEERLEHVLPLVKKYNVPVVAISNDDTGISEDPDVRFAVAKKIVERAADFGIPAHDIVVDPLVMPIGAMATAGQQVFALVRRLREELGVNTTCGASNVSFGLPNRHGINNAFLPMAMGAGMTSAIMNPVALPITQKKIAEKKAEVEAAGIILPEGMEDEAFVQMFGLGSTKPRAGKEMEAIRAANLLTNNDPHGGEWIKANKEPAKEGEEGRGRGGRAGGRRRRA; encoded by the coding sequence ATGACCCGTACTGTCGTAGAATCTAAGACAAAAACCGCAATCCTGGGATTTGATGAGCCGTTCTGCGTGATCGGTGAGCGGATCAACCCCACCGGCCGTAAAAAACTGGCGGCCGAGCTGGAAGCGGGTGATTTCTCCACGGTTGAGAAAGACGCGCTCGCACAGGTGATGGCGGGAGCCAATATCCTCGATATCAATGCGGGTGTTGTCTACAACTCCAACCCGAACCCGAATGAGACCGAACCGCCGCTGATGACCAAGATCGTCGAGCTGGTGCAGGGCCTCACCGATACGCCGCTCTGCATCGACTCCTCGGTGCCCGGCGCGCTGGAAGCCGGCCTTCAGGCCGCCGAGGGCCGCCCGCTGCTGAACTCCGTCACCGGCGAGGAAGAGCGTCTGGAGCATGTTCTGCCGCTGGTTAAGAAATACAACGTGCCTGTGGTGGCGATTTCCAACGACGACACCGGCATTTCGGAAGATCCCGACGTGCGTTTTGCTGTCGCGAAGAAAATCGTTGAGCGTGCCGCAGACTTCGGAATCCCGGCCCATGATATCGTGGTGGATCCGCTGGTGATGCCGATTGGCGCGATGGCGACCGCCGGTCAGCAGGTCTTTGCTCTGGTCCGCCGCCTGCGCGAAGAGCTGGGCGTCAACACCACCTGTGGTGCCTCCAACGTCTCCTTCGGCCTGCCCAACCGTCACGGTATCAACAACGCCTTCCTGCCGATGGCCATGGGCGCGGGCATGACCTCCGCGATCATGAACCCGGTTGCTCTGCCGATCACTCAGAAAAAGATCGCAGAGAAGAAAGCCGAAGTTGAGGCCGCGGGCATCATCCTCCCCGAAGGCATGGAAGATGAGGCTTTTGTACAGATGTTCGGTCTGGGCTCCACCAAGCCGCGTGCCGGCAAGGAAATGGAGGCCATCCGCGCCGCCAACCTGCTGACCAACAACGACCCCCATGGTGGGGAGTGGATCAAGGCCAACAAAGAACCTGCGAAAGAGGGTGAAGAAGGCCGAGGTCGCGGTGGTCGCGCAGGTGGCCGTCGCCGCCGCGCCTGA
- a CDS encoding YihY/virulence factor BrkB family protein, which translates to MSIRPYVKPGAYALYLAAKRFNDKNGWVLSSHIAMSLMLALFPFILFTVALTGAVAGAFSDGIDLKNLVELVFGSWPDSVSDPIVREVYSVLATSSTGVVTLGGVIAIYFASNGVDAVRLAMVQAYHERDHRPFWKTRGLCIGLVILGGAGIMAAAVFELILPLYARHLASFFPQVPLARNWESGLNGILVALIPLIAVCAFHMLLPAKRHRFTQVLPGVILTVVLWWAAGLAFAIYISSFASYSATYAGLAGAMAALIFLYLNSAILILGAELNGVLLHPTSKTKA; encoded by the coding sequence ATGAGCATCCGTCCCTATGTCAAGCCCGGCGCCTATGCGTTGTATCTGGCCGCCAAGCGGTTCAACGATAAGAATGGCTGGGTGCTGAGCAGCCACATTGCCATGTCGCTGATGCTGGCCCTGTTTCCGTTCATCCTGTTTACCGTCGCACTCACCGGTGCGGTGGCGGGGGCGTTTTCTGACGGGATTGATCTGAAGAATCTGGTCGAACTGGTCTTTGGCTCCTGGCCAGACAGCGTCTCTGATCCGATTGTGCGCGAGGTGTATTCCGTCCTTGCAACCTCTTCGACAGGGGTGGTGACATTGGGGGGTGTGATTGCGATCTACTTTGCCTCAAACGGGGTGGATGCGGTGCGGCTGGCGATGGTTCAAGCCTATCATGAGCGGGACCACAGGCCATTCTGGAAAACCCGAGGCCTGTGCATCGGTCTGGTGATCCTTGGCGGTGCCGGCATCATGGCGGCAGCCGTGTTTGAGTTGATCCTACCGCTATATGCGCGCCATCTTGCCAGCTTCTTCCCGCAGGTGCCCCTTGCCCGCAATTGGGAAAGCGGTCTGAATGGCATATTGGTCGCCCTCATTCCGTTGATTGCTGTTTGCGCCTTTCACATGCTGCTACCGGCCAAACGCCACCGCTTCACGCAAGTGCTGCCCGGCGTGATCTTGACGGTGGTCCTGTGGTGGGCGGCAGGGCTGGCCTTCGCCATCTATATCAGCAGTTTCGCATCGTATTCTGCGACTTACGCTGGGCTCGCGGGGGCAATGGCGGCGCTTATTTTTCTCTACCTCAACTCTGCCATTCTAATCCTCGGGGCGGAGCTGAACGGCGTGCTGCTGCACCCCACCTCAAAAACCAAGGCCTGA
- a CDS encoding Ppx/GppA phosphatase family protein: MAPRRSKGAGAFPLAVESPAPARPDPDALYAALDLGTNSCRMLIAQPKGSGFHVVDSFSKSVQLGAGLERTGRLSRASMARTIQALRICQQKLKRNRVKRMRLVATEACRRAKNAREFIRQVRRETGLTLEIIQPEEEARLAVISCAPLVSTKTDQLLVVDIGGGSTELVWIDISSIPRRDRPSAIMRLHAGFHPAESPFPAAKVVDWISVPLGVATLRDQFHDVEDDAARFALMSWFFEENLADFAPYKDEQTRQGFQIVGTSGTVTTVAASHLGLKRYDRTKVDGLRMTSDQIDKVIRSYLELGPQGRRSDPRIGEDRQALIMSGAAILQALLRCWPTDRLSVADRGLREGLLYAQMSADGVLEDGPF; encoded by the coding sequence ATGGCGCCCAGGCGTTCCAAAGGTGCGGGCGCATTTCCCCTAGCGGTAGAGAGCCCTGCACCGGCCCGCCCAGATCCTGATGCGCTCTATGCGGCGCTCGATCTGGGAACAAATAGCTGCCGGATGCTGATTGCCCAACCCAAGGGCAGCGGCTTTCATGTGGTGGACAGCTTCTCAAAGTCGGTGCAACTGGGCGCCGGTTTGGAGCGAACCGGGCGATTGTCGCGCGCGTCCATGGCGCGCACCATTCAGGCGCTTCGGATCTGTCAGCAGAAACTCAAGCGCAACCGTGTGAAGCGGATGCGTCTGGTCGCAACCGAAGCCTGCCGCCGTGCCAAGAACGCGCGCGAGTTCATTCGCCAGGTGCGCCGTGAGACGGGCCTGACGCTGGAGATCATCCAGCCAGAGGAAGAAGCGCGTCTGGCGGTTATTTCCTGTGCGCCATTGGTGTCCACCAAAACGGATCAGTTGTTGGTGGTCGATATTGGTGGTGGCTCTACCGAATTGGTCTGGATCGACATTTCTTCTATTCCGCGCCGCGATCGTCCTTCGGCGATCATGCGGCTTCATGCAGGGTTTCATCCGGCGGAGAGCCCCTTCCCCGCCGCGAAGGTGGTGGACTGGATCTCTGTCCCTCTGGGGGTGGCAACACTGCGCGATCAGTTCCATGATGTAGAAGACGATGCCGCGCGCTTTGCGCTGATGAGCTGGTTTTTTGAGGAAAACCTGGCGGATTTTGCCCCCTACAAGGACGAGCAGACCCGGCAGGGATTTCAGATCGTCGGAACCTCCGGCACGGTGACAACCGTTGCGGCCTCCCATCTGGGGCTGAAACGGTACGACCGGACCAAGGTGGACGGGCTGCGGATGACCAGCGATCAGATTGACAAGGTGATCCGCTCTTATCTAGAACTCGGCCCTCAAGGGCGCCGCAGTGACCCGCGCATTGGCGAGGACCGTCAGGCGCTGATCATGTCCGGTGCGGCAATTCTGCAGGCGCTTCTGCGGTGCTGGCCAACAGATCGCCTGTCGGTGGCAGACCGGGGTCTGCGCGAAGGTCTGCTTTATGCACAGATGAGCGCCGATGGGGTGTTGGAAGACGGGCCGTTCTAA